The genomic window CCTTTAATTTCGGCTCTTAACTACTTCAAATCACACTATCACAACTCTACAGAGTTTGTACAAAATAGTATCGATAAACATATCTTTCAAGCAAAAACTATAGCTTCATTAAAAGATGAGCTTCAAAGTTATGAAAATAACCATCTTGTAATGCAACAGATGGCATCTGAAATAAATGATCTTTTTAAAGCCAATAACTCTGAGATCACTATTGATCCAAAAGTTCAACTAGTCCGTGCTCTATCGTATCAAAAATTTGGCGATTTAAACAGAATTTGGTTAGATGTAGATGACTACAACTCTTCAAAAATCTACGGTTTAACATATAATGAGCTTGTAGCTGGGATAGTAGTGCCTCAAAATAAAAAACCCTTAGGACTTCTAAACAGAGATATCCAAAGCTCTTATGCTGTTTATGTTGGCAAAACAAGAGCACCGGGAATAGCACATGGAAACAATGCTAAAAACCTAGTGGTAAAGTTTATTCCTGCGTGGTTTAAGATAGAAGTGGGAGATGAAGTTATTACTTCTGGTTTAGATGAGATTTTTTTCAAAGGTCTAAAAGTTGGACGAGTTGTCTCTGTAAGTAAGTCTCAAGGATATCAAAACGCTCTCA from Sulfurimonas hongkongensis includes these protein-coding regions:
- the mreC gene encoding rod shape-determining protein MreC, whose protein sequence is MNKELLGFFLLFIALFVSALYYTNTIQGPLISALNYFKSHYHNSTEFVQNSIDKHIFQAKTIASLKDELQSYENNHLVMQQMASEINDLFKANNSEITIDPKVQLVRALSYQKFGDLNRIWLDVDDYNSSKIYGLTYNELVAGIVVPQNKKPLGLLNRDIQSSYAVYVGKTRAPGIAHGNNAKNLVVKFIPAWFKIEVGDEVITSGLDEIFFKGLKVGRVVSVSKSQGYQNALIEPYYESNDPSYFYMIKELR